The uncultured Methanobrevibacter sp. genome contains the following window.
CAAATGCAGAGAACTATTCGAATGTAGTGAAAAAGTTGTCTAAGAAGTTTCATTTGATTTTAGTGGATTGTTATGGACATGGAAAAAGCTCCCATAACAAGGAAAAATACAATATAGTCAGTTTAGGCGATGATTTGATTGATTTTATCAAATCCAAGACTGATGATAAAATATCCATATTGGGTCATTCTTCCGGAGGCCTTATATCCTGCTATATAGCTTCAGTTTCCGATGTTTGCGATAATCTGATATTGGAAGACCCACCACTGTTTTCAAGCTGCGGTGAGAAGAGATTCAATTATTATAACTTTAATGATTTGTCAACGGTCTGCCATAACTTCATCAATCAGGATGAAGAGACTGATTTTGTATATTACTACTTCATGAACCAATATGCCTGGAACTTTTTCCCTGAAAACAAAAGGGAAAAGATCAGGGCAAAATCCGGAGAATCTGCATTAAAATATCGAAAAAAACATCCGGAAAAACCCCTGAAAGTTCCGTTCTGGCCTAAAAAATTTATGGAAGCTTTTCAAGGATTGAATGAATATGATCCTTACTTCGGAGAAAATTTCTACAATGACTCCTTTAACTGCAACATCGATTACAGGAATCTGCTTTCGAATATAAAATGCAAAACATTGTTCATGAAAGCCAATACTGTAATAGGTGATGAAAACATTATTATGGGCGCCCTAACAGATGAGGACCTGGAACTGGTAGTCAGTTTAATTGAAAATATTGATGTTGAATATTTCAACTGCGGACACGGCATTCATTTGGAAAAGAAAAGGGACTTTGTAAAAAGTGTTGTTAAAACTTTGGAGGAATAGGCTAAAGAGTATCGCTACTCTTTTTTAAGATTTCATCGCCATAATATTCAATAGCCTCATCGAGTGACCTTACAACCTTTCCCTTGATAGAACGCAGATTGTTTTCGGCAATCTGTTCTGTATGAAAAACTTTTTAAAAAAAAAATGTTCTGAATTTCAAATCGGCTGCGTTAATGTTAAATCCCAAACTATCTAAAATCAGTAAAACAGACCCCCAACCGATAATTCTTCACTAATTAAAAGAAAGGAACAATTGAATAAACAGTAATCAGCACAACCACAGTCAATATTACAATAGCTCCAAGAGGAACCTTCTTCCATGCAAGACCTGCAGCCACAACAGCACCAATCAAACCGATATACCATAGCTGATTGTCAACAGTCAAAACCCCCGGACAGATTAATGCCGCAAGAGCAGTATATGGGATTAAATTCAGAAATTTTTCTGCTTTAGGCGGAAACTCAAGTCTGTCAATGAATAATGCAGGTATCAAACGTGGAATGAATGTTACAATTGCACATCCCAAAATCACCAAGCTGATATAATCCATTAGGCATCACCTGAAAGAAAATATTCATCATCAACAATATACATTCCAATTCCTGCCCCAATTAAAGTTGAAACAATCAGAGACCAGTTTCCTAAAAATTGACTTAATACAATGTTTAAAACAGCTGTAATCAAAACCAAAAGTGCAATCTGTTTTGATTTTTTAACGGCAGGAACCAAAATAGCTACAAAGAGCGCATATAGAGAAATGTTAAAGCTGTTTGTAACAATTACCGGAAGCAAATCCAGCAGAACAACACCTATTGCCGCCCCCAAACACCAGCTTAGCCATGCAGTAATCGCAATTCCAAGATATATCCAAATCGATGAGTCTTCAGAAAGTGAAAACATTGCAAATGACTCATCTACAGTAACGTGTGCTGCAAGAATATTCAAACCCAGATTGGACTCTTCAACCTGATTTAAAACACATGTAGACATTACAAAATATCTTAAGTTTACAACAAAGTTTGTCAATATGATTGCTATTGCCGTTGCACCAGTCAGCGCCATTGATGCTGCGATAATCTGACCTGCTCCTGCATAAACCAGAAATGACATAGATATTGTCTGAAGAGGAGTAAATCCCGCCTTCATAGCTATTGCAGCATAGCCAATACCCATCGGAACATATCCGAATGTGATTGGAATACCCTTTTTAGCACCATCAATAAACTTGGATTTTCTAGAAATAGTAATGTCTCCTTAAATTAACATAAAAAAAGAAAAATTAGTTATTTAACTTAATAAATGACTAATTTGATCTGTTGTAATAATTCCTAAAACTTTCATATCCTCATTGACAACAGGAAGAGATGAAATATCATATTCACCCATCATACGGGCCACGCTTTCAATGGAATCATCTGCAAAACAGTATTTTACCGTTGTTGTCATGATATCCTTCAGATGATTTGTATCCATTGCAATTGATTTTGACAAATCCCAGCTGGTTACAATACCGATAAGCTTATAGTCATCGGTAACAACAGGAATATGAGTTACCTGTTTGTCAAGCATTATTTCTGCAGCTTCATGGACGTCTGCGTTATCTTTTATTGTAACGACAACACCTTTCATCAAATCACTGACAACATTGTTTGCCAGGAATTTGGAGAGGATAAAGTTTAGCTGACCTCCTTCAAGTAAAAATGCATCATGGCCATAGTTGGATTTTATTTCTGAAAATGTCGCATCAACATTGTTTGCATGAAGTGCTGTGAGTATTTCTGTACTTTGTTCTGTCGGATATAGCCAGTCTGAATCAACTGATATTATTTCCACTTTAGCTTTAATATCTTTAAATCCGTCAATCAATGAATTATTTTGAGATAAATCAAATAAATCCACCGCTTTTGTAATGAATAAGTAACTGTTAGCGTCAAAACGTTTCACGAAGGTTTCTCCCTGATGTTTCAGATAGCTTTCAACCTGAAAATCAATTGAAAAGTCATAGCTTATCTCATCCTTATCCTGCAGGTCACGTCCGAATTTAATATCCATTGACTCGTCACTAAGATAAGTAATGTGAGCAATCATACGTGCCAGAGACAGACCGTTTTCAGGTTTCAATCCTGTTTCATAATAATTTCCACTGTTCCAGTCAGGATCTGAAAATATTGCCTGGCGACCTACCTCATTAAATGCAATCTGTTGAGGTGAAGACATTGCGGCTGTAGCCATTGGCACTGCCTTTTTTACAAAATCAGGATAGGATATAAGCCATTGAAGAACTTGCATTCCACCCATAGATCCTCCTATAACTGCATATAATTCATCAATTTTAAGTGAATCTATTAACTTTTTCTGGACTTCAACCATATCTTTGATTGTTATTACCGGGAAATCAAGACCGTATTGCTTGCCTGTTTTGGGATTGATTGAACTTGGACCTGTTGTTCCTTTACATCCTCCTAAAACATTAGAACATATGACAAAGTATCTATCAGTATCAATTGCCTTTCCAGGACCTATTACTATTTCCCACCATCCAGGTTTTCTGTCTCCTTCATGCCAGCCTGCAGCATGGGCATCTCCAGTCAGTGCATGACAAATCAAGATGGCATTGGACTTTTCCTTGTTGAGTTCACCATAAGTTTCATAAGCAACAGTAACATTATTGAGAATTTTTCCACTATCCAATTGAATTGGCTCTTTAATATCCAAATATTTTGTCTCAACAATGCCTACAGATTCTTCACTCATTAAAAACACCTGATATTTAATTTTTCAATAGCTATTTTTGCAGCTGCCTGTTCAGCTTCCTTTTTATTTTTTCCTTTACCTATACCCATCTCTTCACCGTCAATCAAAATGGATATGAAGAATGTCTTATCATGAGGAACGCCGTATTCGTTAATCATCTGATAGGTGATTTCAAGTTCTTCTGCATCACCATACTCCTTTACTGCAGATTTATAATCTCTAAAGAATACTTTTTCTTCATCAATATGAGGAAATACATATTTGGAGATATAGTCTTTTGCAAATTCCATACCCTGATCCAGAAATATGGCGCCTAAAAATGATTCAAATATATCCGCAGTAATGGATAACACTTCATTATGGGTTAAATTTGATTCATCAGCAGCTACTTTCAAATAATCCTGCAAACCTAACTCATGTGAATAGTAAATCAAAGCATTCTGGCATACATAATTTGCCCTTAATTTAGTTAACATGCCTTCTTCATATTGAGGATATTTATTGTAGAGGTATTCTGAAACGATTATATTTAAAACGGAATCCCCTAAAAATTCCAATCTCTCATAAGTATAATCCAAATCATGCAATGTAGCATATGAACCGTGTGTGAATGCTATATCATATAACAGTTGATTATTACTATCTATATCAAATTTTTCAAATAAATTCATTTTTAAAGCCCATACTTGATTAATATATTAATAAATATGAAATTTGACTTATATAATTATTATTATATAACAATAGTTATAAATATTACTTATCAAATGCTCTATCTCTTCTTTTATATATCAACTAAATTGAAAGTAATACTAAAAAGGATTTGGTAATATGATAATAAATTGGCAAGAAGAAATAACAAAAGTCGACCCAGACATAAAATTCAGAGCACAGGGAGGATGGTTAAAAACCATAGACGAACTAGACAAAAGCGTCAGAAACGGATACTCACTCATCGGCGATTTTGTCCAATCCGGAAACTTTGAAGAAGAATACAGTGAAGGAATATACCTTGACTGCAACAAGGAAGGCACAGCCAAAAAACCGCAGATTGACTACAGACTCTTCAGATTCAAAGACGGCAAAGTAAGACTGCTTGATATGGTAATTGATGCAGGCCAGGGCTGGGCAGTTGACTTATGGGATGCAGTTGAAGGGGAATTATAGATAATTCCTCATCAAAACTTCATCAAAATTTTTAAAATAAAACACCACTATTCTATATGGCAAAACTCACAGCATGCACAGGTAGGTGCAAAATAAGAATCTTCCGGTTCCACAATAGCTTTTTGAGCAAATAAAGTTATGTTGAATTTCGGATGATACTCATTGCTGACTTCTTTTGTAATCTGGGAAAGTCCTCTGTAATATACCGGCCTGTAACCTGTTTGAGAAATATCAAAATAGAACTTCTCACCGGTTGCAAATTTACTGAAGTATTTTTCCACAGCCAATGCCTGTTTTGGAGTTATTGAAAAAGTGAATCCCATAGTATCATCACTTCTTTGTCTGATTCCGGCATTGGAAATGTCAACAGCCAATATATCGTCTTTACCTCTTATAAAAATAACACAGTTTTCCAAATCTACATCATGTTCTCTAGCTACATCATTTATGTCGACCATAATTAAGCCTCCTAAAAAATTATTTAATTATAACTAAATTATAAGTCATGTTATATAAGATTATCTAAAAAAAAGCAGTTTGAAAATTATTATTGAATTCATTGAAAAAATAGATTTTAAGGAAGATTATGAAATAATCTTCGTAGTTTAACCAACTTATACTAATCTTTGTCTAGTAGTTGGTTTTTTATTTTGCCAGCTGTATCTCCTGAGTTTTTTGGATTTACCAAATCCACAAGAAGCACAGACTTTTTTACGTATATGGTAAGTGTTTCTACCACATCTTCTGCATCTGATATGGGTCTTTTTATTCTTTTTACCCATTGATGGAGTTCCCTTTGACATTGATACACCTCCTTAGTTTATCGTTAAAATATGATCGAAAAAAGTATTGAATAATATTTATGGTGAAATATAAACAATATTGTCTCCTCTTATGAGTACAACACCGAGTCTTCTGGTTACTTCTCCGTCTTGTAACTCTTCTGCATCATTAAGAACTAAATTCATGTGTAAATCAAAGCTCTTAAGTATTCCTCTAAATTCACGATCTCCTTTAAGTTTTATTAAAACTGGAGAGTCCACAGATTTTCCTAATGCGTCAAGTGGTCTTTGAACATTTTGTCCGCTCATTATATCACCTTATATTATCAAAATTTTAGTTTTTAAATCTGAATTGAGTAACAATCATACCCAAATACATAATATAATCAAGTTAAGATAAGACAAAACCTAATTAAAACTAATACTATTAATTATAACTAACCTACTATATAAAGGTTACCTTATTTTAGGTAAAAATAGTAAAAAAATAATGCTGATAATAAATAATTAGTCTAAGCACTATTTAAAATTAGTTATCAAGTGCTCTCTTGCACTTCACTTATATTTAAAAATCAACAGACCATAATATCACCAACCATCATCAGGCTAAAAAATGAAAATCAATGAAGAAAAATATATCAATCTGATTATGTACATTCTCTTTAAATGCTCAAACAAACCTAATCTGGGCAAGACAGTATTGTGTACAGTAATGTACTTTATTGATTTTAACTATTACGAGCTTTACGGTAAGTTTCTCACAAAGGAAACATACATCAAATCCAAAAGAGGAATCAAACCTAAACATTTCAGAAAAATTACCGAAAGCCTGATATCCAAAAAACAGCTGTTTTTAAGAAAGGAACCCTACTACAACAGGACAATCCACAGATATTATCCAACAAGAATACCTACACCTCAATTTACACAGGAGGAACTTGACATAATTGATTTGTGCATCGAAAAGCTGTCAAACAACAATGCAACGACAATAACACAATATGCAGGCCATGACAAGCCCATAATCAACACCAGACTGGGAGATGAAATAAACTACACAGATGTCTTTTTAAGAAATAATGAATAGCTTTATTTATCCCAAATATAATAATATTATTTATTAATAAACTATGGGATAAACATGGCAATAAAAGTTAAAAAAAGAAATTTCCTCAAAAAAAAGAAAATTAAAGAAATAAAAGCGGAATTGGGCGAATACGGTAACTTGCTTCAGGGCAAGAAAAATGTAGAGATTCTTGAAGCGGAACCTAATTCATTCATACTTGTAGACGGCGAACCATACATTATAATAATTGACGACAAACCGTTTCCAACTCTGAAAGCTGCACTTGCAAATGAAATTGACGGCAAAACCGTAACTGTAGATATGGGAGCAATCAGATTTGTAAGCAACGGCGCAGACATAATGAGCCCTGGAATTGTAGATGCCTCTGAAGGCGTCGAAGCAGGAGACATTGTGTTAATCATAGATGAAACCCATGGAAAACCACTGGCCATTGGAGTAAGTCTGATAAGCGGTGAAGAAATGGTTGCAAACGATTCCGGAAAAGCTGTTGAAACCAAACATTACGTCGGCGACGATATCTGGAACTTCGAAATATAATGGTGATTATATGGCCGAACTAAGATACAGAGCAGGAAACATAAAAGATCCACAAGTACACAAAATCGGAATAATCGCACTTGGGTCCCACCTTGAAAACCATGGACCTGCACTTCCAATCGACACAGATGCAAAAATCGGTGCTCATATCGCATTTCAGGCATCACTTCTAAGCGGAGCCAAATTTTTAGGAATAATCTTTCCAGCCTATGAACTGGATACAATCGACCACGGAGTTCATGTTTCCCTTGACGTGTTAAAAGAAAATGTCATAAACACCTTAAATTCAGCAAAAGAATTTTTGGATATTGAAAAGGTAGTTATTGTTAATTCCCATGGAGGAAATATACCGTTAATGGCTGAATTATGGGACATTGAAGACAAAACAGACTTATCAATAATATTCAACAATAAAGTAATCTCATCTGAAGGCCCTCACGGAGGAAGCGGTGAACTGTCAATGGCTAAAGTTTTAGGCATTGTCAATGAAGATGAACTTGTAAATCAGACAAATGTCGATGAATATGAAGAAATTGGCCTGCATGGATTTACACAGGCACGCAAAGATGATCCAAACATCGAAGAAGGCGCAAGAGACATTGAAGAAAACGGCGTTTATATAGATGAGGAATACGGAGAAAGACTGTTTAATCTGTCAATTAACTCTGTAATCTTTGATATTGAAAAATTGTTAGATTTTTAAAAAAAAAAAGAAAGGATAAAAAATTATCCTAATTTATTATCATTAGATTTATCTGGATTAATATTAGTTTTTGATTGACTAGAGGAATCATCAGTAGGAGTTTTTTCATTGGAATTATCCACAGTAGTTTCCACATGTGAATTATCCGTAGTAGTTTCTACTTGTGAATCATCAGAGCTGGATTGGCTGTAATCATAACTATGTGAATAATCTTTTGAAGTATCCTGAGATCTATATGTCTGATAATTATCATCAGAATCTGTAATCGCTGAGAGATTATCCAGAACACTTGAATTATTACTTGCATTAGGCAAAATTGATATTGGTCCGGTCATAGATGCAAATACAGTAGCTAAACAGAAAGCTACAATCGCTATGACTAATATTACTATAACAGTAGCTGAACGACTTGACAATTTTAACACCTTCCAAAAATTTACTAACAATAATATATTTGATTAAATATATAAAGATATTGATAAAATGAAAACTATTAAAGAACCGGTGCAAAGCGAAATAAATGTTAAAAAATCCCAATTTATCTGTTCTTTGTTTCCGACCAGAACAAAAAAAGAATCAAAGGAGATAATCCAAAAATTAAACCAGCAGTATGCAGATGCCACCCATAACTGTACTGCACATATTGTAAGTGACGGAGAAGGCTTTGACGATGACGGGGAGCCTGGAGGAACTGCAGGAAAACCTATGATAAATGTTTTAAGGAAAAACGAACTCCACAACGTCACAGCAATAGTAACAAGATACTTCGGCGGAATCAAACTTGGAGCAGGAGGACTTGTAAGAGCATATTCAAAATCAGTTATGGAAGCTATCGGAGATGCTGAAATTCTTGAAATAGAAGAATATGAAGTCTATACAATAACATTTGAATACTCAGATATCAAACTGGCCGACAGTGAAGTCAGAAACAACAATCTGGAAGTTATTGAAAAGGAATATTCAGACAAGGTCAGCTATGATATAGTGTCAAAAGATGCCAGAGACATTTTGAAAATATTTGAAAAATACTCCGGAAAAATAAAAACTAGTTTTAAAAATAAGCAATTTCTGGAAAAAAATTAAAATGAAGAACTTATTGTTCTTCAAAATTTGCTGCAGGTACGCCGCAAACAGGGCATACGTAGTCTTCTGGTAATTCGTCTTCTTCTAAAACGAATCCACATACTTTGCAAACGAAAGCCATTGAAGACACCTATTCGACTTTTTCAAACATGTCAGCAGTTGCACCGCACATAGGACATTTGTAGTCTTCAGGTAATTCATCAAATTCTTCGGTTACATATCCGCAAAGTTTACATTTAAATTTTGCCATTTTTAACAATCTCCTTATACATTTGTATAATTAAATATTATTTTTAAACAATAGTAATATATAAAAGTATTTAAATTTTTTCAAACATTGATTTTGGCATCCTGCATTTCGGACATTTGAAAGAAGCAGGCAAGTCTTCAAATTTTGTTCCGGCAGGAATATTTAATCCTTCTTCAATATTATCTTCATCAAAAATATATCCGCAAATTTTACACTTATATTGAGCCATAAAATAATCTCCATTATAATTAAAACCTGTTTGGAACTTTCAAGTGGTCCGGAAGCGGTTTTATACGTGCAGGTGTTCCGATAGCCAGATAGAATGGAGGAACAGAATGTATAACAATAGCTCCGGCAGCGACAATGGATCCTTCTCCAATCTCAACATTTGATAAAAATGTTGTGTTACCACCAATGGAAGCTCCACGCCTTACTTTAGGTCCTTGCAGTTCATAGTTAATACGAACCGGATATTTGTCATTTGTAAAACAAGCACAAGGTCCGATAAATACATTATCTTCAATTACAGAATTGGTTGGAATATACACATTGGACTGGATACTGACATCATTTCCAATGATTACATCACCTTCAATAACAGTATTGGTTCCAATCAATACATCATCTCCTATATTGGTGTTTTCACGAATGACAACATTGTGCCCTGTTCTGAAATTGTCTCCAATGACCACATCATTATAGATAATGGAATTTGACCTTATGGTAGGGTTTTTACCAATTACAGGAGGTCTTGAATTTGGAGAATATTTAACACCAAACTGGATATTCTGATCGGCAGGGAATTTCAATTCCGGTTTTGAGATATCAGGTTTTACTGATTGCCTTTCGATAACCGGCCTTTCATAGATAATTTCATCAACTTCCTCCCTTCGGGCGGGACGATGAAGGTTATCTTGTCTTTGATAGGCAGGTTCCTGATAGATAGGTTTATGAGGTTGAGCATATAGTCTATCATCACTTACATGAGTTACATGAGGCTGTCTTTCTTCATGGGAATAATAATGATGACTGTCCTTGATTTGTTCATAAGGTTTTTCTCTACTTTTTGGTTGCCTATCCTCAAGACTTTGTGAAAATCTTACCATATTATCAAACCTATCTTTAATTTAATTTAATGTATTAATGATTTAATTTATGTTTCTAATTACTATATATATTGAGTGGTTTATTTTTACAGTTTTGATAAAAAATTGAGTCGTTAATGAAAAAACTTCATGAAAATAATGAAAACAGTATTGGATTAAAACTTACAAAATTAAAAAAAATGAATTACAAATCCCTCCAACCATTTTTATCATTAAAACACCTTTCAAAAATTAATAGCAACATCCTACCTAAATTAAAAAAACATCATCATAACTTTTTTATAATCAAAAAACAATAAATTAACACACTAATTATAACAATTATATAACAAAGGAGGGAAAAATATGGTTCAATATTGCAGAAAATGTGGTAAAGAACTTGATGATGATGCGGAATTTTGTGATTCCTGCGGATTTGACTTGAATACAAATCCAACAAATGAAGAAAATAAATCGGAAATTTCTCAAAGTAATGAAAATAAATCTGTTGAAACTAAAAATGATAAAAATGAATTTAAAAATAAGTTACCATTAATATTAGCAATAATAGCTATTGTAGTTGGTGTTGGAGAAGGTCTTGGAACACCAATGTTAATGGGATGGACATCAATCATGTCCTCAATGGCAATTGCCATAATAGGCGGTTTAATAGGAATCTATTTAATGGAAAAAATGAATGAACCGGTTATAGCTGCCGCCGAATTTATTATAACTGGAGTTTTAGTCTATATGTTTATTGGGCGTTTTGGTGAAATTTCAGCAGTATTGTTCATAGTAGCTGCAATTTTAGCATTGTACTTTAAAGGAATGAATATTAACAGCAAAAAATTATGGGCAATACCTATACTGACCTTTGTATTGATTTTTGTCCTTTTAATAGCTGGTGGAGCATTATATCAGGTAAATTCTGAAAATTCAATTGCAGTTGGAAATGTTACTCAAAATATAACTGACGGAGGATTCGGATATTACAGCGGTGATGTTTCCGGAGACATACGTGTAGACTCCTCATTTGATTATTTAGAAGTGACAGTGAATTATTATGATGATGACGGAAAAGTTATTGCATCAACAATAGGCTGGAACGAACTTCATCCCGACAGCGGAAAAACATATAAATTCAAAGGAACCTATTTCAATGAACAAGCTCCGAAAACAGCCGAAATTAAAGTAGTTGATTCCGCAAAATCAAAAACACCATTCTACACAGAAAACATAACCATTGTAACTTCAAGTGGAGTATAAACTCCACTTTTAGTTAACCATCATTTATTTTAAAAAAAAAAAGTTAGGAATTAACTCCAGCTAAAAAAGGAGTTAATCCATGCAAATAATCCGTCAAGTGAAAATCCGCCTGTTGAATTTCCACTCATGAAGTTATTTACTTGAGTTTTATAGTGGTTTACGTCTCCTTGAACGTTTTGTACTTGCCCAATAGTGTTTGCCAAGTTTTCAATATCAGAATTAGTGATATTAATGTTGTTGTTTTGAACATAATTGTTAATGATGTTTACAATTGTGTTGTGGTCAGTTACGTTGTCTTTTGAGACATCCTGTTTTACATCATCCACCAATTTTGATAATTTGTCAGCATCAACACCTGAGTTATCAACGATTTCTGCCTGAGTAACGATTTCATCAGTTGCAGCTTCTTTTACTGTTTCAGGAATTTCAACATTTGTTGCTTCTTCATATGAGTTCATTATACCTGCAAGAGCGGATTCTCCGGTTGCAGATACAGGGCTTGTTACATAAACATGGCCGGCGGTTATTCCAGCGGATTTTAATGCTGAAATGTACATATCACCAGTTATTGTTGTGATTTTTGATTTGTCAACACTTACCTGAAGATTTTTATTATCATTCAAGTCCACCAATGCAGAGGACAATATCTGACTGGAAGAGTATGTTTTTCCGGATATTGATCCTGAAATTTTGTTTACATCACTTGCATAGATGATTTTTGATTCTGCATTGTTTAGATTTACATTTGACTGACTTTTGAAAAAATCATCGACAGTTGATTTATATGCTGAATTTGAGTGAGTTGTCTCACCGTAAGTTATTACAACGGAATTTGCTTCGCCTGAAAATCCAGCAGGGATTAACATGGCGACTACAATTAAAGCTAATATTGCTATAGTAATTTTACGCATTTTTATCACCTCAGTAAATTCCTATTTTAGATTATTCGAAGTAGTATATAAATGTTTCAGTTTTTTGAAAATTTTTTAATGATTTTTAGATATAAAAAAAGATGTAAAAAATAAACAATGATACAATAGCATATTCTAAAAATTGTTCAATCAAAAGATTAGAGAAATTGAATAATGAAAATTATAATATTAATGTAAATATATGTTATAGCAAAGAAAGATGGGATTTTGGTTTAAATGAAATTAATGATTTATGAAGACAAGTGCATCGGATGCGGCCAATGCAAATCCGTATGCATCAGAGACAATATTGAAATCGGCGAAGTTGCAGTTGAAACCGGGAACAACTGCTTTGAATGCGGACACTGTATGGCAATTTGTCCAACAGGTGCGGTTACCCTTAAAATATTTAAAGGTCATGAAGACAGAATTGTTGAATACACATCCAAGGACATGCCATTAAACTATCATGACCTTTTAAACTTCTTAAAACGAAGGCGTTCCATACGCTGGTTTAAAAATAAAAAGATAGACAAGTTTACTTTTGATAGAATATTTGAAGGAGCGTACTATTCCCCAACAGCTCAAAACGAGCAGGACGTGGAATTTGTAGTTTTGGACAAAAAACTGAATGACTTCATGAAACATGTCTACAGCATAATCAAGGTTGAAGAAGATAAATTTTTCAGAATAAAGCAGCTGGGAGACTATCTGAAAGACCCCTCAACAAGAAAATACCATCCTCTCCTCTGGCAGGGTCAGCAGTTAATATTGACATTTTCAACAGACAAAACAAGTGCAGTAATTGCCAATACCCGTATGGAACTGCTGGCATATTCATTAGGGCTTGGAGGATTTTATTCCCTGTTTATCTTGAAAGCCGATGAGATAGACCATGATAAACTGATGGAATTTTTCCCGCAAATCGATGCGAAAAAGCACATGTACTCATCTTTTATAATAGGATATCCCAAAAAGACTTTCAAAAGGACAATACCTCACAGTGAAACTAAAGTCCAGTACATGTGAATATTAAATAATTTAACCCTATCCCATATAGACAGATGGATGAAATATATTCCCAAAAATACTTTTAAAGCACTAAAACAGAAATTCAAATAGAGGTAGTTAATATGCAAAGCATTATATCACAAGAACTGGAGA
Protein-coding sequences here:
- the arfB gene encoding 2-amino-5-formylamino-6-ribosylaminopyrimidin-4(3H)-one 5'-monophosphate deformylase, with product MAELRYRAGNIKDPQVHKIGIIALGSHLENHGPALPIDTDAKIGAHIAFQASLLSGAKFLGIIFPAYELDTIDHGVHVSLDVLKENVINTLNSAKEFLDIEKVVIVNSHGGNIPLMAELWDIEDKTDLSIIFNNKVISSEGPHGGSGELSMAKVLGIVNEDELVNQTNVDEYEEIGLHGFTQARKDDPNIEEGARDIEENGVYIDEEYGERLFNLSINSVIFDIEKLLDF
- a CDS encoding YigZ family protein; translated protein: MKTIKEPVQSEINVKKSQFICSLFPTRTKKESKEIIQKLNQQYADATHNCTAHIVSDGEGFDDDGEPGGTAGKPMINVLRKNELHNVTAIVTRYFGGIKLGAGGLVRAYSKSVMEAIGDAEILEIEEYEVYTITFEYSDIKLADSEVRNNNLEVIEKEYSDKVSYDIVSKDARDILKIFEKYSGKIKTSFKNKQFLEKN
- a CDS encoding rubredoxin-like domain-containing protein → MAFVCKVCGFVLEEDELPEDYVCPVCGVPAANFEEQ
- a CDS encoding rubredoxin, encoding MAKFKCKLCGYVTEEFDELPEDYKCPMCGATADMFEKVE
- a CDS encoding rubredoxin produces the protein MAQYKCKICGYIFDEDNIEEGLNIPAGTKFEDLPASFKCPKCRMPKSMFEKI
- a CDS encoding acyltransferase, encoding MSKPELKFPADQNIQFGVKYSPNSRPPVIGKNPTIRSNSIIYNDVVIGDNFRTGHNVVIRENTNIGDDVLIGTNTVIEGDVIIGNDVSIQSNVYIPTNSVIEDNVFIGPCACFTNDKYPVRINYELQGPKVRRGASIGGNTTFLSNVEIGEGSIVAAGAIVIHSVPPFYLAIGTPARIKPLPDHLKVPNRF
- a CDS encoding zinc-ribbon domain-containing protein, giving the protein MVQYCRKCGKELDDDAEFCDSCGFDLNTNPTNEENKSEISQSNENKSVETKNDKNEFKNKLPLILAIIAIVVGVGEGLGTPMLMGWTSIMSSMAIAIIGGLIGIYLMEKMNEPVIAAAEFIITGVLVYMFIGRFGEISAVLFIVAAILALYFKGMNINSKKLWAIPILTFVLIFVLLIAGGALYQVNSENSIAVGNVTQNITDGGFGYYSGDVSGDIRVDSSFDYLEVTVNYYDDDGKVIASTIGWNELHPDSGKTYKFKGTYFNEQAPKTAEIKVVDSAKSKTPFYTENITIVTSSGV
- a CDS encoding DUF1002 domain-containing protein, with translation MRKITIAILALIVVAMLIPAGFSGEANSVVITYGETTHSNSAYKSTVDDFFKSQSNVNLNNAESKIIYASDVNKISGSISGKTYSSSQILSSALVDLNDNKNLQVSVDKSKITTITGDMYISALKSAGITAGHVYVTSPVSATGESALAGIMNSYEEATNVEIPETVKEAATDEIVTQAEIVDNSGVDADKLSKLVDDVKQDVSKDNVTDHNTIVNIINNYVQNNNINITNSDIENLANTIGQVQNVQGDVNHYKTQVNNFMSGNSTGGFSLDGLFAWINSFFSWS
- a CDS encoding nitroreductase family protein codes for the protein MKLMIYEDKCIGCGQCKSVCIRDNIEIGEVAVETGNNCFECGHCMAICPTGAVTLKIFKGHEDRIVEYTSKDMPLNYHDLLNFLKRRRSIRWFKNKKIDKFTFDRIFEGAYYSPTAQNEQDVEFVVLDKKLNDFMKHVYSIIKVEEDKFFRIKQLGDYLKDPSTRKYHPLLWQGQQLILTFSTDKTSAVIANTRMELLAYSLGLGGFYSLFILKADEIDHDKLMEFFPQIDAKKHMYSSFIIGYPKKTFKRTIPHSETKVQYM